A genomic window from Pseudokineococcus lusitanus includes:
- a CDS encoding STAS domain-containing protein, which produces MDLSVTSHEQGGRTVVAVGGEIDVYTAPQLRERLNDLVADGQYHLVVDMQGVEFLDSTGLGVLVGGLKRVRAHDGSLRLVCVQEKILKVFRITGLTKVFPIHDSVEEAVAASTGTED; this is translated from the coding sequence GTGGACCTGTCCGTCACCAGTCACGAGCAGGGCGGGCGCACGGTCGTGGCCGTCGGCGGCGAGATCGACGTCTACACGGCGCCGCAGCTGCGCGAGCGGCTCAACGACCTCGTCGCGGACGGCCAGTACCACCTGGTCGTCGACATGCAGGGCGTGGAGTTCCTCGACTCCACCGGCCTCGGCGTCCTCGTCGGCGGCCTCAAGCGCGTCCGCGCGCACGACGGCTCGCTGCGCCTGGTCTGCGTCCAGGAGAAGATCCTCAAGGTCTTCCGCATCACGGGCCTCACCAAGGTCTTCCCCATCCACGACTCCGTCGAGGAGGCCGTCGCCGCCTCCACCGGCACGGAGGACTGA
- a CDS encoding DEAD/DEAH box helicase: MGATRDGTPSSSARAGDAGAAVPRALEVLLSDPAAAAGRGPAGGPGRPPGPGAVGPDGPGGRAARVRHVHRRPAQEGRRTTWPAWADPEVVAAWRGRGVAAPWEHQARAADLLHAGRSVVLATGTASGKSLGYWLPALTAARGHGSAATAWLGGATLYLSPTKALAADQLAALEALAVPGVTAAVCDGDTPAEERAWVRRHADVVLTNPDMLSRSLLPDHARWRLLLRRLRYVVVDEAHVYRGLLGSHVAAVLRRLLRVAALHGSTPAVALASATTAAPGRTAERLVGRPVEVVEEDTSARGALSLLLWQPAPLPRPADDGWDAAPGQGADAGRDGASPSGAPGAPGAVEEVARRSATAEAAELLGDLAAAGVRTLAFTRSRAAAEDVAVGARRRGGTRAVAAYRSGYLPEERRALEADLRSGRLVGLATTSALELGVDVAGLDAVLVAGWPGTRASLWQQAGRAGRAGQDAVAVLVARADPLDTYLVTHPEAVVGAPVEEAVLDPANPHVLAPHLAAAAAEAPLTPEDLPRFGDPALVRRLLDALVRRDLLRRRAAGWFWVGEGRPADGIDLRGSGGDPVVVVEAATGRVVGSVGAGTAHATVHPGAVHVHQGRHFVVEELDLASATAVVSPTGPEISTWARDVSDVRLLEETDRRTWGEDVVVATGTVEVTSQVVSFQRRRAVDGKVLGSEPLDLPARVLRTRAVWWTATPDLLEAAGVHPAAWPGALHAAEHAAIGLLPLVATNDRWDVGGVSTALHAGTGLPTVVVHDAAPGGAGFAARGFAAARTWLTATADAVAACPCRAGCPACVQSPKCGNGNDPLDKDAAVRVLRAVLAAADADVRPTAG, from the coding sequence GTGGGCGCGACGAGGGACGGGACGCCGTCGTCGTCCGCGCGCGCCGGGGACGCCGGGGCCGCGGTGCCGCGGGCGCTCGAGGTGCTGCTCTCCGACCCCGCCGCCGCGGCGGGCCGCGGCCCCGCGGGCGGTCCCGGGCGTCCCCCGGGTCCCGGCGCCGTGGGCCCCGACGGGCCGGGCGGCCGTGCCGCACGGGTCCGGCACGTGCACCGGCGTCCCGCGCAGGAGGGACGGCGCACGACCTGGCCGGCGTGGGCCGACCCGGAGGTCGTCGCCGCGTGGCGCGGGCGCGGGGTCGCGGCGCCGTGGGAGCACCAGGCACGGGCGGCGGACCTGCTGCACGCCGGCCGGTCGGTCGTCCTGGCGACGGGGACGGCGTCGGGCAAGTCGCTCGGCTACTGGCTGCCCGCCCTGACGGCGGCCCGTGGGCACGGGAGCGCCGCCACCGCCTGGCTCGGCGGCGCCACCCTCTACCTGTCCCCCACGAAGGCCCTCGCCGCCGACCAGCTCGCCGCGCTCGAGGCCCTCGCCGTCCCCGGCGTCACGGCCGCCGTGTGCGACGGCGACACGCCCGCCGAGGAGCGCGCGTGGGTGCGCCGGCACGCCGACGTGGTGCTCACCAACCCCGACATGCTCAGCCGCTCGCTGCTGCCCGACCACGCGCGCTGGCGCCTGCTCCTGCGGCGGCTGCGGTACGTCGTCGTCGACGAGGCGCACGTCTACCGCGGGCTGCTCGGCTCGCACGTCGCCGCGGTCCTGCGGCGGCTGCTGCGCGTGGCCGCGCTCCACGGCTCGACGCCCGCGGTGGCGCTGGCCAGCGCCACGACCGCCGCGCCGGGCCGCACGGCCGAGCGGCTCGTGGGCCGCCCGGTCGAGGTCGTCGAGGAGGACACCTCCGCGCGGGGCGCCCTGTCGCTGCTGCTGTGGCAGCCGGCGCCGCTGCCGCGGCCCGCCGACGACGGGTGGGACGCCGCGCCCGGCCAGGGGGCGGACGCCGGTCGCGACGGGGCGTCCCCGTCCGGGGCGCCCGGGGCGCCCGGGGCGGTCGAGGAGGTCGCGCGCCGGTCGGCCACGGCGGAGGCGGCCGAGCTCCTCGGCGACCTCGCGGCCGCGGGCGTCCGCACCCTGGCCTTCACGCGCTCCCGCGCCGCGGCCGAGGACGTCGCGGTCGGCGCGCGCCGTCGGGGCGGGACCCGCGCGGTGGCCGCGTACCGCAGCGGCTACCTGCCGGAGGAGCGCCGGGCCCTCGAGGCGGACCTGCGCTCGGGGCGGCTCGTCGGCCTCGCGACGACGTCGGCCCTCGAGCTCGGCGTCGACGTCGCGGGGCTCGACGCCGTCCTCGTCGCGGGGTGGCCGGGCACCCGCGCCTCCCTGTGGCAGCAGGCCGGCCGCGCCGGCCGGGCCGGGCAGGACGCCGTCGCCGTGCTCGTGGCGCGGGCCGACCCCCTCGACACCTACCTCGTCACGCACCCGGAGGCCGTCGTCGGCGCCCCGGTCGAGGAGGCGGTGCTCGACCCGGCCAACCCCCACGTCCTGGCGCCGCACCTCGCGGCCGCCGCCGCGGAGGCCCCGCTCACGCCCGAGGACCTCCCCCGCTTCGGCGACCCCGCGCTCGTGCGGCGGCTGCTCGACGCCCTCGTGCGGCGGGACCTCCTCCGCCGGCGGGCGGCCGGCTGGTTCTGGGTCGGCGAGGGGCGGCCCGCGGACGGCATCGACCTGCGCGGCTCCGGGGGCGACCCCGTCGTCGTCGTCGAGGCCGCCACCGGTCGCGTCGTGGGCAGCGTGGGCGCGGGGACGGCGCACGCGACCGTGCACCCGGGGGCCGTCCACGTGCACCAGGGCCGGCACTTCGTCGTCGAGGAGCTCGACCTCGCGAGCGCGACGGCCGTCGTCAGCCCGACCGGGCCGGAGATCTCGACGTGGGCGCGCGACGTCAGCGACGTCCGCCTCCTCGAGGAGACCGACCGGCGGACGTGGGGCGAGGACGTCGTCGTCGCCACGGGGACGGTCGAGGTGACGAGCCAGGTCGTGTCCTTCCAGCGCCGCCGCGCCGTCGACGGCAAGGTCCTCGGCTCGGAGCCCCTCGACCTGCCCGCCCGGGTGCTGCGCACCCGGGCCGTGTGGTGGACGGCGACGCCCGACCTGCTCGAGGCCGCCGGCGTGCACCCCGCCGCCTGGCCGGGCGCCCTCCACGCCGCCGAGCACGCCGCCATCGGCCTGCTGCCGCTCGTGGCGACCAACGACCGCTGGGACGTGGGCGGCGTCTCGACGGCGCTGCACGCGGGCACCGGGCTGCCGACCGTCGTCGTCCACGACGCCGCCCCGGGCGGCGCCGGCTTCGCCGCCCGCGGCTTCGCGGCCGCCCGCACCTGGCTCACCGCGACGGCCGACGCCGTCGCCGCCTGCCCCTGCCGTGCCGGCTGCCCCGCCTGCGTCCAGTCCCCCAAGTGCGGCAACGGCAACGACCCCCTCGACAAGGACGCCGCGGTGCGCGTCCTGCGGGCCGTGCTCGCCGCGGCCGACGCGGACGTGCGTCCGACCGCCGGCTGA
- the topA gene encoding type I DNA topoisomerase — MAATTRTSGGTRRLVIVESPTKARKIAGYLGDGYDVEASVGHIRDLPQPSELPAELKKGPLGRFAVDVDNGFEPYYVVDADKKKKVTELKRLLKDADELFLATDDDREGEAIAWHLLETLKPSVPVHRMVFKEITREAIARALESTRELDTNVVDAQETRRILDRLYGYEVSPVLWRKVRAGLSAGRVQSVATRLVVERERERMAFRAAEYWDLTAQAVAADETDGQAFRARLTRVDGRRVASGRDFDDTGRLTGDAVVLDGAVAGALATALGETADLGAVVTSVETKPYSRRPAAPFTTSTLQQEASRKLRSNARQTMRTAQSLYENGYITYMRTDSVALSSEAVGAARRQAADLYGPEFVPDRPRTYTSKAKGAQEAHEAIRPAGDSFRTPAQVSGELRGDDFRLYELIWKRTVASQMADARGSTASVRLGATTPATEATTAAGVAGQPVELSASGTVITFRGFMAAYEESRDEERHGGEDAERRLPELVRGQPVDLSDVVADDHVTSPPPRYTEASLVKALEQLGIGRPSTYAATISTIADRGYVTHRGSALVPSWLAFAVTRLLEEHFAQLVDYRFTASMEEELDRIAAGAVERRAWLSQFYFGPSGPAGGAAAATSGGPAGPAGDAAPEGLKPLVDDLGDIDARDINSVPIGEGITLRVGRYGPYLEVPGEDGEPQRASVPDDVAPDELTPERARELLATQGEGDRELGVNPGTGRAVVARAGRFGPYVTEVVEEEPAAEAAPAKGRKKAPAKVKPPTASLFKSMQLETITIDDALKLLSLPRVVGTDPADGAEITAQNGRYGPYLKKGTDSRSLESEDQLFDVTLEQALALYAQPKRGRGRTATPPLRELGDDPVSGKPVVVKDGRFGPYVTDGETNATLRKDDEVESITPERAAELLQEKRDRGPAKKPARKPAAKKPAARKPAAKKPAAKG; from the coding sequence GTGGCAGCGACAACCCGCACGTCCGGCGGGACCCGGCGGCTCGTCATCGTCGAGTCGCCGACGAAGGCGCGGAAGATCGCCGGGTACCTCGGCGACGGGTACGACGTCGAGGCGAGCGTCGGCCACATCCGCGACCTCCCGCAGCCGAGCGAGCTGCCCGCGGAGCTGAAGAAGGGCCCGCTGGGGCGCTTCGCCGTCGACGTGGACAACGGCTTCGAGCCCTACTACGTCGTCGACGCGGACAAGAAGAAGAAGGTCACCGAGCTCAAGCGCCTCCTCAAGGACGCCGACGAGCTCTTCCTCGCCACGGACGACGACCGCGAGGGCGAGGCCATCGCCTGGCACCTGCTGGAGACCCTCAAGCCGTCGGTGCCGGTGCACCGGATGGTCTTCAAGGAGATCACCCGCGAGGCCATCGCCCGGGCGCTGGAGTCCACCCGCGAGCTCGACACCAACGTCGTCGACGCGCAGGAGACCCGGCGCATCCTCGACCGCCTCTACGGCTACGAGGTGTCGCCCGTCCTGTGGCGCAAGGTCCGCGCCGGCCTCTCCGCCGGCCGCGTCCAGTCCGTCGCCACCCGCCTCGTCGTCGAGCGCGAGCGCGAGCGGATGGCCTTCCGCGCCGCCGAGTACTGGGACCTCACCGCCCAGGCCGTCGCCGCCGACGAGACCGACGGCCAGGCGTTCCGCGCCCGCCTCACCCGGGTCGACGGCCGTCGCGTGGCCAGCGGCCGCGACTTCGACGACACGGGCCGCCTCACGGGCGACGCCGTCGTCCTCGACGGGGCCGTCGCCGGCGCCCTCGCCACCGCGCTGGGGGAGACCGCCGACCTCGGCGCCGTCGTCACCTCCGTGGAGACCAAGCCGTACTCGCGCCGCCCCGCCGCGCCCTTCACGACCTCGACGCTGCAGCAGGAGGCCTCGCGCAAGCTGCGCTCGAACGCGCGGCAGACCATGCGCACGGCGCAGTCGCTGTACGAGAACGGCTACATCACGTACATGCGCACCGACTCGGTGGCGCTGTCCTCCGAGGCCGTGGGCGCCGCCCGCCGCCAGGCCGCCGACCTCTACGGCCCCGAGTTCGTCCCCGACCGCCCGCGGACCTACACGAGCAAGGCCAAGGGCGCGCAGGAGGCGCACGAGGCGATCCGCCCCGCGGGCGACAGCTTCCGCACCCCGGCGCAGGTCTCCGGCGAGCTGCGCGGCGACGACTTCCGCCTCTACGAGCTCATCTGGAAGCGCACCGTCGCCAGCCAGATGGCGGACGCGCGGGGCTCGACGGCGTCGGTGCGCCTCGGCGCCACGACGCCCGCGACCGAGGCGACGACGGCCGCCGGCGTGGCCGGTCAGCCGGTCGAGCTGTCGGCGTCCGGCACCGTCATCACCTTCCGCGGCTTCATGGCCGCGTACGAGGAGAGCCGCGACGAGGAGCGCCACGGCGGCGAGGACGCCGAGCGCCGCCTGCCCGAGCTGGTCCGGGGGCAGCCCGTCGACCTCTCCGACGTCGTCGCCGACGACCACGTGACGTCGCCGCCGCCGCGCTACACCGAGGCGAGCCTCGTCAAGGCGCTGGAGCAGCTGGGGATCGGCCGCCCCTCGACCTACGCGGCGACCATCTCCACCATCGCCGACCGCGGCTACGTCACCCACCGCGGCTCCGCGCTCGTCCCGTCGTGGCTGGCCTTCGCCGTCACGCGGCTGCTCGAGGAGCACTTCGCCCAGCTCGTCGACTACCGCTTCACGGCGTCGATGGAGGAGGAGCTGGACCGGATCGCCGCCGGCGCCGTCGAGCGCCGGGCGTGGCTGTCGCAGTTCTACTTCGGCCCCTCGGGGCCCGCCGGCGGCGCCGCGGCGGCCACGTCCGGGGGGCCCGCCGGCCCGGCCGGGGACGCGGCCCCCGAGGGGCTCAAGCCCCTCGTCGACGACCTCGGCGACATCGACGCCCGCGACATCAACTCCGTGCCGATCGGCGAGGGCATCACCCTCCGCGTCGGGCGCTACGGGCCCTACCTCGAGGTGCCGGGTGAGGACGGCGAGCCGCAGCGCGCGTCCGTGCCCGACGACGTCGCCCCCGACGAGCTGACGCCCGAGAGGGCGCGGGAGCTGCTCGCCACGCAGGGCGAGGGCGACCGCGAGCTGGGGGTCAACCCCGGCACCGGCCGCGCCGTCGTCGCGCGCGCCGGCCGCTTCGGCCCCTACGTCACCGAGGTCGTCGAGGAGGAGCCCGCCGCGGAGGCGGCCCCGGCGAAGGGGCGCAAGAAGGCCCCCGCCAAGGTCAAGCCGCCGACGGCGTCCCTCTTCAAGAGCATGCAGCTCGAGACGATCACCATCGACGACGCGCTCAAGCTGCTCTCGCTGCCGCGCGTCGTCGGGACGGACCCGGCGGACGGCGCCGAGATCACCGCCCAGAACGGCCGCTACGGCCCGTACCTCAAGAAGGGCACCGACTCCCGCTCGCTGGAGTCGGAGGACCAGCTCTTCGACGTCACGCTCGAGCAGGCGCTCGCCCTCTACGCGCAGCCCAAGCGCGGCCGTGGCCGCACCGCCACCCCGCCGCTGCGCGAGCTCGGCGACGACCCCGTCTCGGGGAAGCCGGTCGTGGTCAAGGACGGCCGCTTCGGGCCCTACGTCACGGACGGCGAGACCAACGCCACGCTCCGCAAGGACGACGAGGTGGAGTCGATCACCCCCGAGCGCGCGGCCGAGCTGCTCCAGGAGAAGCGCGACCGCGGCCCGGCCAAGAAGCCGGCGCGCAAGCCCGCGGCGAAGAAGCCCGCCGCCCGCAAGCCGGCCGCGAAGAAGCCGGCCGCGAAGGGCTGA
- a CDS encoding DUF7059 domain-containing protein produces MSAGPSADDVPAPDPRLVADLRADLAAVGGDGYRVDAVTALLGLVADAALHREQPLAARRVVTAAVGAGDPLAALVGAFVLGLEVPSDVLATALPRCGLDGAGRLGLLEAVPGGRARARLELRPYAAVDAAGGADWWVASDLGETATGGPLRTDHVLGVGGASTTLARAVVREPVDRALDLGTGCGVQALHLRRHARSVVATDVSARALRVAALTLALDGGAGGDRPGEDGAAPGRGTVDLRRGSLLAPVAGEAFDLVVSNPPFVITPRTDGVPAYEYRDGGMVGDALVQHLVEDVGGVLAPGGTAQMLGNWEHRDGEPWTDRVGAWLDASGLDGWVVQRDLLDPAAYAETWVRDGGQREGAAFDALVGAWLDDLAGRRVDAVGLGLVVLRRPVDPSRPRLRRLEEVPGTGSGALGAHVADVLAAEEQLAGLDDAALARRHLVVAPDVTEERHARPGAADPEVVLLRQGGGFGRAVRVGTAVAGVVGACDGDLPLGVLVGAVAQLLGRPAEEVAAEVLPAARGLVADGLLRLA; encoded by the coding sequence GTGAGCGCCGGGCCGTCCGCGGACGACGTGCCCGCGCCCGACCCCCGCCTCGTCGCGGACCTGCGCGCCGACCTGGCCGCGGTCGGCGGCGACGGCTACCGCGTCGACGCCGTCACCGCCCTCCTCGGCCTCGTCGCCGACGCGGCGCTCCACCGGGAGCAGCCGCTGGCGGCCCGGCGCGTCGTCACCGCGGCGGTCGGGGCCGGGGACCCGCTGGCCGCCCTCGTCGGGGCCTTCGTCCTCGGGCTCGAGGTGCCCTCCGACGTCCTGGCGACGGCGCTGCCGCGGTGCGGCCTCGACGGCGCCGGCCGCCTGGGCCTCCTCGAGGCGGTGCCCGGCGGCCGGGCCCGCGCCCGGCTGGAGCTGCGCCCCTACGCCGCGGTGGACGCGGCGGGCGGTGCGGACTGGTGGGTCGCCTCCGACCTCGGCGAGACGGCGACCGGCGGGCCCCTGCGCACCGACCACGTCCTCGGCGTCGGCGGCGCCTCGACGACGCTGGCCCGCGCGGTCGTCCGCGAGCCCGTCGACCGCGCCCTCGACCTCGGCACCGGTTGCGGCGTCCAGGCGCTGCACCTGCGGCGCCACGCCCGCTCCGTCGTCGCCACGGACGTCTCCGCGCGGGCGCTGCGCGTGGCCGCGCTGACCCTGGCCCTCGACGGCGGCGCGGGCGGCGACCGCCCGGGGGAGGACGGGGCGGCCCCCGGCCGCGGCACGGTGGACCTGCGTCGCGGCAGCCTCCTCGCGCCGGTGGCGGGGGAGGCCTTCGACCTCGTCGTCTCCAACCCGCCCTTCGTCATCACGCCGCGCACCGACGGCGTCCCGGCCTACGAGTACCGCGACGGCGGGATGGTCGGCGACGCTCTCGTGCAGCACCTCGTCGAGGACGTCGGCGGCGTCCTCGCCCCCGGCGGGACGGCGCAGATGCTCGGCAACTGGGAGCACCGCGACGGCGAGCCGTGGACCGACCGCGTCGGCGCCTGGCTCGACGCCTCGGGCCTCGACGGCTGGGTCGTCCAGCGCGACCTCCTCGACCCCGCGGCGTACGCCGAGACCTGGGTGCGCGACGGCGGGCAGCGCGAGGGCGCCGCCTTCGACGCCCTCGTCGGGGCCTGGCTCGACGACCTCGCCGGCCGCCGGGTCGACGCCGTCGGCCTCGGCCTCGTCGTCCTGCGCCGGCCCGTCGACCCCTCGAGGCCGCGCCTGCGCCGCCTCGAGGAGGTGCCCGGCACGGGCTCGGGGGCCCTCGGTGCCCACGTCGCGGACGTGCTCGCCGCCGAGGAGCAGCTCGCCGGCCTCGACGACGCCGCGCTGGCCCGGCGCCACCTGGTCGTCGCCCCCGACGTCACCGAGGAGCGCCACGCCCGGCCGGGCGCCGCGGACCCCGAGGTCGTCCTCCTGCGGCAGGGCGGCGGCTTCGGCCGGGCCGTCCGCGTGGGCACGGCCGTGGCCGGCGTCGTCGGCGCCTGCGACGGCGACCTCCCCCTCGGGGTGCTCGTCGGCGCCGTCGCCCAGCTCCTCGGCCGCCCCGCCGAGGAGGTCGCGGCCGAGGTCCTGCCCGCGGCGCGGGGCCTCGTCGCCGACGGGCTCCTGCGGCTCGCCTGA
- a CDS encoding Gfo/Idh/MocA family protein, giving the protein MTRWGVLATGGIAATVAGDLAAVEGAELLAVASRGAERAAAFAAEHGVARSYGSYADLLADPDVDVVYVATPHGLHREVAGAALRAGKPVLVEKSFTTTTAGARELVDLARERGLFCMEAMWTRFQPAVVEVLGLLADGVVGDVRHVAADLGFRVPPGTARFVEPSLGGGALLDMGVYPVSLAHMVLGAPDEVVARGTLAPSGVDAEATLLLSHPTGATAALHTTMVGAPPRRGAVVGTEGHVLTEGGALHRPDAFVVHRTGEEPRRVAHAQVGRGYGPMLRHVQECLAQGLTESPVWPLSSTLAVLDVLEQALHQLGVVMDDAPGAG; this is encoded by the coding sequence ATGACTCGGTGGGGCGTCCTGGCGACCGGCGGCATCGCCGCGACCGTGGCGGGGGACCTCGCCGCCGTCGAGGGGGCCGAGCTCCTCGCCGTCGCCTCCCGCGGCGCCGAGCGCGCGGCGGCCTTCGCGGCCGAGCACGGCGTCGCCCGCTCCTACGGCAGCTACGCCGACCTCCTCGCGGACCCGGACGTCGACGTCGTCTACGTGGCGACGCCGCACGGCCTGCACCGCGAGGTGGCGGGGGCGGCCCTGCGGGCCGGCAAGCCCGTCCTCGTCGAGAAGTCCTTCACGACGACGACCGCCGGCGCCCGCGAGCTCGTCGACCTCGCCCGCGAGCGCGGCCTCTTCTGCATGGAGGCCATGTGGACGCGCTTCCAGCCCGCGGTCGTGGAGGTGCTGGGGCTGCTCGCGGACGGCGTCGTCGGCGACGTGCGGCACGTCGCGGCCGACCTCGGCTTCCGGGTGCCGCCGGGGACCGCCCGCTTCGTCGAGCCGTCCCTCGGCGGCGGGGCGCTGCTCGACATGGGCGTCTACCCGGTCTCCCTCGCGCACATGGTCCTCGGTGCGCCGGACGAGGTGGTGGCGCGGGGGACCCTCGCCCCCAGCGGCGTCGACGCCGAGGCGACCCTGCTGCTCTCCCACCCGACCGGCGCGACGGCCGCGCTGCACACGACGATGGTCGGCGCCCCGCCACGCCGCGGCGCCGTCGTCGGCACCGAGGGGCACGTCCTCACCGAGGGCGGGGCCCTGCACCGGCCGGACGCCTTCGTCGTCCACCGGACCGGCGAGGAGCCGCGGCGCGTCGCGCACGCGCAGGTCGGCCGCGGCTACGGCCCGATGCTGCGGCACGTCCAGGAGTGCCTGGCGCAGGGCCTCACCGAGAGCCCCGTCTGGCCGCTGTCCTCGACCCTCGCCGTCCTCGACGTGCTGGAGCAGGCGCTGCACCAGCTCGGCGTCGTCATGGACGACGCCCCGGGCGCCGGCTGA
- a CDS encoding Rv3654c family TadE-like protein — translation MRRRPVVPRRPAGDDGAGTVLVLAVVLAALLLATAVAVLGTAVVARHRAAGVADLAALAAADVLLGRTAGDPCAAAASVAAAGGAALARCTPAGQEVVVEVRVDVRGVLAGLGPARGSARTGPAPVTAP, via the coding sequence GTGCGGCGTCGTCCCGTCGTCCCGCGGCGGCCCGCGGGCGACGACGGCGCGGGCACCGTCCTCGTCCTCGCGGTGGTCCTCGCGGCCCTGCTCCTGGCGACGGCGGTCGCGGTGCTCGGCACGGCCGTCGTCGCCCGGCACCGGGCGGCGGGCGTCGCGGACCTCGCCGCGCTCGCGGCCGCCGACGTGCTCCTCGGCCGGACAGCCGGCGACCCCTGCGCCGCCGCGGCGTCCGTCGCGGCGGCGGGCGGCGCCGCGCTGGCCCGGTGCACCCCGGCCGGCCAGGAGGTCGTCGTCGAGGTGCGGGTCGACGTCCGGGGCGTCCTCGCCGGCCTCGGCCCCGCCCGGGGGTCCGCGCGGACGGGGCCGGCCCCGGTGACGGCGCCGTGA
- a CDS encoding DUF4244 domain-containing protein, translating to MSTAPPSPSSTTTTAGPTAGPAAPVGRAPVPARRAAVTATADAGMATAEYAIATLAACGFAGLLLAILAGDQVRGLLLGIVQRALGSV from the coding sequence ATGAGCACCGCACCCCCGTCCCCGTCGTCGACCACCACGACGGCGGGACCCACCGCGGGTCCCGCCGCGCCGGTCGGGCGGGCGCCCGTCCCCGCGCGGCGGGCCGCGGTCACCGCCACGGCCGACGCCGGCATGGCGACGGCCGAGTACGCGATCGCCACGCTCGCCGCCTGCGGGTTCGCCGGGCTGCTGCTCGCCATCCTCGCGGGCGACCAGGTCCGCGGGCTGCTCCTCGGCATCGTCCAGCGGGCCCTGGGCTCGGTGTGA
- a CDS encoding phosphatase PAP2 family protein, with protein MEGDGALPARAGSLRPALAALAALVGALLCWAVFVRSAQGQVVDEVAFAGSGQTRGLLEAQARGVLSVVSEGSLVVGMLVAVAVAVARRAWGAAAAAVVVVAGSNVATQVLKALLPRPALGLGAENSLPSGHTTVAASLAVALVLVAPPRLRGAAAVAGAVVAASMGVSTLVAGWHRPSDVVAALLVVAAWTCGVVAVLRRLPARTTPAPSRAPRPAATRVLVVVGALGLLAGTAALVVVAASLRAGPTVVVWSAPEQAGGLLQVLSYAGGASAVVGGAALLTAATTVLLRASR; from the coding sequence GTGGAGGGCGACGGAGCTCTCCCGGCGCGCGCCGGCTCCCTGCGGCCGGCGCTGGCGGCCCTCGCCGCCCTCGTCGGCGCCCTGCTGTGCTGGGCCGTCTTCGTGCGCAGCGCGCAGGGCCAGGTGGTCGACGAGGTGGCCTTCGCCGGCTCCGGCCAGACCCGCGGCCTCCTCGAGGCCCAGGCGCGCGGCGTCCTGTCGGTCGTCTCGGAGGGGTCGCTCGTCGTCGGGATGCTCGTCGCCGTCGCCGTGGCGGTCGCTCGCCGCGCCTGGGGCGCGGCCGCGGCCGCCGTCGTCGTCGTGGCCGGCAGCAACGTGGCCACCCAGGTGCTCAAGGCGCTCCTGCCCCGCCCGGCCCTCGGCCTGGGGGCGGAGAACTCCCTGCCGAGCGGCCACACGACCGTCGCGGCCTCCCTCGCCGTCGCGCTCGTCCTCGTGGCGCCCCCGCGCCTGCGCGGGGCCGCCGCGGTCGCCGGAGCCGTCGTCGCGGCGAGCATGGGCGTCTCGACGCTCGTGGCCGGGTGGCACCGGCCGAGCGACGTCGTCGCCGCCCTCCTCGTCGTCGCCGCCTGGACGTGCGGCGTCGTCGCGGTGCTCCGCCGGCTGCCCGCCCGCACGACGCCGGCGCCCTCCCGCGCGCCCCGCCCCGCCGCGACCCGCGTCCTCGTCGTCGTCGGTGCGCTGGGGCTGCTGGCGGGCACGGCGGCCCTCGTCGTCGTCGCCGCGTCGCTCCGCGCGGGGCCCACGGTGGTCGTGTGGAGCGCCCCAGAGCAGGCGGGCGGGCTCCTGCAGGTCCTCTCCTACGCCGGCGGTGCGTCGGCCGTCGTCGGCGGCGCGGCCCTCCTGACCGCCGCGACCACCGTGCTGCTGCGGGCGTCCCGGTGA
- a CDS encoding TadE family type IV pilus minor pilin — MTRPPDRAAPGEDAAREAVGRGPVGRRGLVARGGLVGRGGPARRDAGGVTAELALGLVAVVVALSAVLSVGRAVEAQVRVVDAATAGARAAARGASPADVAAAAGAVAGPGAGTSSAVGGGRAVVVVRARVELLLPGTPSLPVVGRSTAAVEVGAGEGAVGGVAGAAGDGPPSGAP, encoded by the coding sequence GTGACCCGCCCGCCCGACCGGGCCGCGCCCGGGGAGGACGCGGCGCGTGAGGCCGTCGGGCGTGGCCCGGTCGGGCGGCGTGGCCTGGTCGCGCGGGGCGGCCTGGTCGGGCGGGGTGGCCCCGCCCGACGGGACGCCGGCGGCGTCACCGCCGAGCTCGCGCTCGGTCTGGTCGCGGTGGTCGTCGCCCTGTCCGCCGTCCTGTCGGTCGGGCGGGCGGTGGAGGCGCAGGTCCGGGTGGTGGACGCGGCCACCGCCGGAGCCCGGGCCGCGGCCCGGGGGGCGTCGCCGGCCGACGTGGCGGCGGCGGCCGGCGCCGTCGCCGGGCCGGGCGCCGGCACCTCCTCCGCGGTCGGCGGCGGCCGGGCCGTCGTCGTCGTGCGGGCCCGGGTCGAGCTCCTGCTCCCCGGCACGCCCTCGCTGCCGGTCGTCGGCCGCTCGACGGCGGCGGTCGAGGTGGGCGCCGGCGAGGGGGCGGTCGGCGGGGTCGCCGGAGCGGCCGGTGACGGACCGCCGTCGGGTGCCCCGTGA